The following proteins come from a genomic window of Montipora foliosa isolate CH-2021 chromosome 2, ASM3666993v2, whole genome shotgun sequence:
- the LOC137991792 gene encoding uncharacterized protein, producing MRCRQAVIFLYFFVLVSFFKGYKQTNTTSTNSAAEDDHELIRHRRKFGSEGPPCGMKHGAYLERWDRIDYKRVKFLLADPRYPTLPSLSLCVPTFEQPQKWADFFGARMRTYFVPIQTGDHYFYLSSNAGSELYLSTDETAAGKTMICEVDGGFPSEPYEYDRYSNQKSLPIHLEKEKFYYMESIMKDDHQYDHLEVALETPDGKFYKVIPSTFLWTTFRKSYERNATYQALLLRIAAEAGAKAGLSFGERFAMRSGARAGAKAGAKAGMHTGASAGAIAGVNAAIQMTTTALEDALNTLQGDSTNKFKINVEGGEVVSVTGPGMESSSQAAAGAASAATGSVGATGGARTAASAAAAAGAASAGAALGTANGSQGIGNGSLGGGRGGGGGGAGAGGAGVGGVGGGAGRAGGGGAGAAGTGIGRGGGAAAGAVGAGVGRGGGGAAGAGGTGVGGGAGAAAGEGGAGLGRGGGEGGGGGGGGGGVVEGGAASFVGTGFGGVRGGTGSSTSGGGSAGAAAGAAEGGAAGGGAGGGTMVGGQLGVTGSSLGTSYTGGGGVGGGGGRRAGYTLPSGRRVVNYGGKLVTELTYQPKPGENAQDMARQIVWRAGGARLVVANAMYTFHSYNIPYAQENFTLNQCWRSHNGEIVLDQWCNVFITRIPSLSPKAGTASHTVSFESVCFPGYFIRQKNFHFLLQKRDGSDVFDRDSSFHIFDVMRYARNFLFRSTHEDWYICQSAKRKAFGTELILDYYNGEPDVLDRCTFLLHPILNNELRYCKNAIGPVKAPEINGQQFPHPPDLVQHTPAPPIVLPSCIPFCPPGKTEAASRSASGTGTSAVAIPSTSSTSTSSKKMCVALKFINRFGSPFKLFSSLKSEGYFVTGSRFKLRIIVDRPMLKGLLTFYAEDPKGRREILLNGDRALSEPVVFGCPEFVDVVVSPGKGLSRPNSSPSPQTNPPSPASPTTPVPPEKTSGPGTASEENGPIHYHYHYHGSKTPTNIEGCPSNCSNGGECGPPCPEQCCNGRELDDDDQDEK from the exons ATGCGGTGTCGACAAGCCgttattttcctttatttttttgttttggtatcattttttaaaggatataaacaaacaaacacaacaTCGACAAATTCTGCTG CAGAGGATGACCACGAGCTGATAAGGCACAGGAGAAAGTTTGGAAGCGAGGGACCTCCTTGTGGCA TGAAGCACGGCGCGTACCTTGAGAGATGGGACAGAATAGATTACAAACGTGTGAAATTTTTGCTCGCGGATCCACGATATCCAACCTTGCCAAGTCTGTCCTTGTGTGTTCCCACCTTTGAACAACCACAGAAGTGGGCCGACTTTTTCGGAGCTCGTATGAGAACTTATTTCGTTCCTATTCAGACCGGGGACCACTATTTTTAtctgt CTTCAAACGCCGGAAGCGAGCTGTATCTTAGCACGGACGAAACTGCTGCCGGCAAGACGATGATCTGTGAAGTTGATGGGGGTTTTCCTAGTGAGCCATACGAGTACGATCG GTATTCAAATCAAAAGTCTCTTCCAATTCATcttgaaaaggaaaagtttTACTACATGGAGTCAATAATGAAAGACGATCATCAATACGACCATTTAGAGGTTGCTTTGGAGACACCAGACGGAAAATTTTACAAAGTGATTCCTTCTACTTTCTTATGGACCACGTTCAGAAAATCCTATG AAAGAAATGCCACATACCAAGCACTCCTCCTTAGAATAGCAGCAGAAGCTGGGGCGAAGGCTGGGTTATCTTTTGGGGAGAGATTTGCTATGAGGAGTGGTGCCAGGGCAGGAGCCAAAGCAGGGGCGAAGGCGGGAATGCATACTGGGGCATCGGCAGGAGCAATTGCAGGGGTAAACGCTGCAATTCAGATGACGACAACAGCACTAGAGGATGCACTGAACACGCTTCAAGGCGACAGTACAAACAAATTCAAGATAAACGTTGAAGGTGGTGAAGTTGTCTCAGTTACTGGACCTGGGATGGAATCAAGTAGTCAAGCTGCTGCTGGGGCAGCATCTGCAGCGACTGGATCTGTTGGTGCCACAGGAGGAGCTAGAACTGCTGCTAGTGCAGCAGCAGCTGCAGGGGCTGCGAGTGCAGGAGCAGCACTAGGAACTGCAAACGGTTCACAGGGTATTGGCAATGGGAGTttaggaggaggaagaggaggaggaggaggaggagctgGGGCCGGAGGAGCCGGGGTCGGAGGAGTCGGGGGCGGAGCTGGCAGGGCAGGAGGAGGCGGAGCCGGAGCAGCAGGGACAGGGATAGGCAGAGGAGGAGGAGCCGCGGCTGGAGCAGTCGGGGCAGGGGTAGGCAGAGGAGGAGGAGGCGCGGCTGGAGCAGGAGGGACAGGGGTAGGCGGAGGAGCAGGAGCCGCGGCTGGAGAAGGCGGGGCAGGGCTAGGtagaggaggaggagaaggaggcGGAGGCGGAGGTGGAGGCGGAGGTGTAGTGGAAGGTGGTGCAGCGAGTTTCGTTGGCACTGGCTTTGGAGGTGTAAGAGGTGGAACTGGAAGTTCAACTTCGGGAGGGGGAAGTGCTGGAGCTGCAGCGGGTGCCGCTGAAGGTGGCGCTGCAGGAGGAGGTGCAGGAGGTGGTACAATGGTCGGAGGACAATTAGGAGTCACTGGAAGCTCCCTGGGCACTTCATATACGGGTGGTGGAGGTGTAGGTGGAGGTGGAGGTCGTAGGGCAGGCTACACGTTGCCTTCTGGAAGACGTGTTGTTAATTACGGTGGTAAATTGGTTACGGAGCTTACGTATCAACCAAAACCAGGGGAGAATGCACAGGATATGGCAAGGCAAATAGTTTGGAGAGCGGGAGGAGCCAGACTAG TTGTGGCAAATGCGATGTATACCTTTCATTCTTACAACATACCTTATGCACAGGAAAACTTCACACTTAACCAGTGCTGGAGATCGCATAATGGTGAAATTGTCTTGGATCAATGGTGTAACGTGTTCATTACTCGCATACCTAGCCTTTCTCCAAAAGCAGGCACGGCAAGTCATACTGTTTCCTTTGAGTCTGTGTGCTTCCCTGGATATTTTATAAGGCagaagaattttcattttctcctccaAAAGCGAGATGGAAGTGATGTTTTTG ATAGAGACAGTTCATTTCATATCTTCGACGTCATGAGATATGctcgcaattttctttttcgctcAACACACGAAGACTGGTACATTTGCCAGTCTGCAAAAAGGAAAGCATTTGGGACTGAACTTATACTAGACTATTACAATGGGGAACCCGATGTTCTTGACCGCTGTACCTTCCTACTCCATCCAATTTTGAACAATGAATTAAGGTACTGTAAAAACGCTATTGGGCCTGTAAAAGCACCCGAAATTAATGGGCAACAATTTCCTCATCCTCCTGATTTGGTTCAACACACACCAGCTCCACCCATTGTTCTACCTTCATGCATTCCATTTTGTCCCCCTGGGAAAACGGAGGCAGCCTCACGAAGTGCGTCAGGCACAGGCACATCTGCTGTTGCAATCCCTTCAACCTCAAGTACTTCTACTTCGAGTAAAA AAATGTGTGTCGCGTTAAAGTTCATCAACAGGTTTGGTTCCCCGTTTAAACTCTTCTCTTCACTTAAAAGCGAGGGTTATTTTGTTACTGGATCCCGATTTAAGCTCAGAATCATAGTCGACAGACCGATGCTCAAAGGGCTCTTGACATTCTATGCCGAAGACCCCAAAGGGAGACGAGAAATCCTTTTAAATGGGGACCGAGCGCTTTCAGAACCAGTGGTTTTCGGTTGCCCTGAGTTTGTGGATGTGGTGGTGTCTCCAGGAAAAG GCCTTTCGCGGCCAAACTCATCACCCTCCCCTCAAACAAATCCTCCATCCCCGGCTTCACCGACTACGCCAGTTCCCCCTGAAAAAACGTCTGGTCCAGGGACAGCGTCTGAAGAGAACG gaccAATTCActatcattaccattaccatggTTCAAAGACCCCAACAAACATTGAGG GTTGCCCGAGTAACTGCAGTAATGGTGGAGAATGTGGACCCCCCTGTCCTGAGCAATGCTGCAATGGCCGAGAGTTGGATGATGACGATCAGGatgaaaaataa